A single bacterium DNA region contains:
- a CDS encoding DUF3565 domain-containing protein, which produces MTITGFIQDEAGDWIALLACGHRRHVRHRPPLVER; this is translated from the coding sequence GTGACCATCACCGGGTTCATCCAGGACGAGGCGGGGGACTGGATCGCGCTGCTCGCCTGCGGGCACCGCCGGCACGTCCGGCACCGGCCGCCCCTGGTGGAGCGG